One genomic window of Azospirillum thermophilum includes the following:
- a CDS encoding SDR family NAD(P)-dependent oxidoreductase, whose translation MSGRLEGRHALVTGAGSGIGAAIALALAGAGARVTLAGRRRDPLEAVAGRIAQACGTGRAQVADGFDVTDPAAIARGLETARAGFGPVALLVNNAGEAPSAPFEKTSLAMWSQVMAVDLTGVFQVTQAVLPDLKATGEGARIVNVASTAGLTGYAYVAAYCAAKHGVVGLTRALALELARTGITVNAVCPGFTDTPLLQAAVRTITEKTGRSAEQAVAELAGANPQGRLVRPEEVADAVLWLASPGAQSINGQAIAVAGGEVLAG comes from the coding sequence GTGAGCGGCCGGCTGGAAGGGCGCCATGCGCTGGTGACCGGGGCCGGCAGCGGCATCGGCGCGGCCATCGCGCTGGCGCTCGCCGGGGCCGGCGCCCGCGTCACGCTCGCCGGGCGCCGCCGGGACCCGCTGGAGGCGGTGGCCGGGCGCATCGCGCAGGCTTGCGGCACGGGACGGGCGCAGGTGGCCGACGGCTTCGACGTGACCGATCCCGCGGCCATCGCCCGCGGGCTGGAGACCGCCCGCGCCGGCTTCGGCCCGGTCGCCCTGCTGGTCAACAATGCCGGCGAGGCGCCGAGCGCCCCCTTCGAGAAGACCAGCCTCGCCATGTGGTCGCAGGTGATGGCGGTCGATCTGACCGGCGTCTTCCAGGTGACGCAGGCGGTCCTGCCGGACCTGAAGGCGACGGGGGAGGGCGCGCGCATCGTCAACGTCGCCTCCACCGCCGGGCTGACCGGCTACGCCTATGTCGCCGCCTATTGCGCGGCCAAGCACGGGGTGGTTGGGCTGACCCGCGCGCTGGCGCTGGAGCTGGCGCGGACCGGCATCACGGTCAATGCCGTCTGCCCCGGCTTCACCGACACGCCGCTGCTGCAGGCGGCGGTGCGCACCATCACTGAGAAGACCGGGCGCAGTGCGGAGCAGGCGGTCGCCGAGCTTGCCGGGGCCAACCCGCAGGGACGCCTCGTCAGGCCGGAGGAGGTGGCGGACGCCGTGCTGTGGCTCGCCTCGCCGGGCGCGCAGTCGATCAACGGGCAGGCCATCG